In the genome of Pyrobaculum islandicum DSM 4184, the window AATGGTAGATGCGTGTAGAACTTCGTTGAAGCCCATCTGCGAGAGCCCCATAATCACGGCCTTCTCTGGCTCTCTGGGGGTGGAGAGTATTTTCAAAGTGATTATGTCTCCTCTCTCGTCTACTGCGACGAAGTCTGTAAAGGTCCCTCCGACGTCCACAGCGACTATTTTCATTTCTTTACACGGAGGGCGTATGTTAAAACTCCTACGAGGCCTAGAGTTGCCAATATGGCTAGGTAGACACCAGCTAGAAGTCTATCGACGCCCATGATTACAGTCATCACATATGGCGCTGTCCCTGCAAATACTGTGTTGCCAATTTGATAAGCAGAGGAGACGTCGGTGGTTCTAACTAGAGTGGGAAAGAGCTCGGCTAAGAAGGCGGCTTCTGGTGTATACACTATCCCATGGGCGAGACCGGTGAGTATTGCCACAGCAAAAAACATAGGCACGTTGGAAAGAGCTTGGTTTATAAGTAGCGCTCCGATGATAAATAAAATGATTCCCAGGGTAATAGGCACTACGTTTCCCACTTTTTCTGCAACAAAGCCGCTGGCTATTATTCCCAGTAGGTCAAAAACTGCGAATAGTACAATTGCTAAAAACCTCGTCGGAGCGTCAACGAGCTTAAGCGCGCTTGCTATATTGGGAAGGAAGGTGTTCCCGTAGTAAAATACTGCCCCAGCTGCGCCGGCGAGTAGGATACCGACCAATAACTCCTTCCAGTATTTTGTAAACACCGCCGCCACAGGATTTTCAATTTGCATAACGGTTTTTCTAGCCTCTATATATTCTAGTGTTTCGCCAAATTTAAACCTGAAGAACAAGCCTATAACTACTAACACCAGAGATAGGAGAAACGCAACTCTCCAACCCCACGCCGAGACTGCGGCGTCTCCAAGCACGTAAGTTAATATCAACATTACGCCTGCCGCCAGGAGGAGACCTAGGGGCACCCCGCTTTACGCCGCTTCCGACGGGGTTATGGGCAGGTATCTCGGCGGGGGCGTCTCCGAAGTGGCTTAGGCTTGAGTCTCGTGATTGTTACTGTCGGTAATTAAAGGAGGTTATCCAAACTGGTAGTTGAAGATTTTACACACTTTTTACTGACTGCGCCTGACGTGTTGCATATTTTTCAACGGGGTCTATATCCTCCCGTTTGTACGTTGTACGTGGAGTCTATATGTGTTTCACTTGCCTGGCTTGTGAGACGCGGATTTGCGGGGTAAGGCTGTGGGATTATGTAGCCGGTCTCCATTAGGTAAAGCGTGACGCGGACTGAAGTTCAAACTTTTGGAGAACTCCCCCTCCATATATCTTGTTATAAGGTGTTGTTTAAAAAGGTAGAGGATTGCAACGGCTTATGATTTGTCCGTACTGTAGCTCTGGCAAAATAGTGTTGCAGAGCGGCGAGTATGTGTGTAGAGAGTGCGGCACGGTTGTGGGGTGGCGCCGCCCAGAGTTACGCCGCCGCGTTGCTGCCCTCTTAAGGGGGGCAGACAGACGAAGTTGACAGCGACGTGGTAAAGTTCTACTCGAACAGGAGTTTTCCTGAAAAACGCAGTGCGGCGAACCATATCTTATTATGGAAGACAGACAGTATAGAAGAGGGGAGCGGACGGAAGAAGCGTAGCCGGAGACGCAAGAAGAACAGTGCAGAGAGGAAAGACGTGAAGAAGGTGTATGTTGTAACACACACCGTCGCCGTCCCCAGCCCGCGGCTGAGTTGGAGGAAGTTCAATACGCTGAAGGAGCTTGTGGAGAAGTATAGGGAGCTGGTCGTCCACCTCGTCGACTACGGCTTTAAACACGGCGTGACGGGACAGATCTCGCTCCGCAAGGCCCTGTATGAAGAACTGCGCAGAAGGCACCCCGACCTCCCATCCCACTACGTCTACACGGCGGCGCAGGACGCGGCCGCCCGCGTAAAGAGCTTTATGGCGCTGAAGCGGGAGGGAAAGGCGAAGACGGAAAAGCCAGAGATACGAAGGATCAGCATTTGGCTTGACGACCACCTCTGGATCCGCGAGGGCTTCACGGCGGTAAGGGTGTCGACGCACAGGGGGTGGGTCACGATTCCGCTTTGGCCCACCAGGCAGTTCTGGCGCCACATCAACGAGGGGTGGAGACTGAAGACACAGCCGAGGCTAAAGCTGGACGAGAAGAGGCGCATCGCCTACGTCTACTTCGTCTTTGAGAAGGTTGTGGAGGAGAAGCCGGCGAAGGGCGTTGTCTCCGTCGACCTAAACGAGAACAACGTGGCTGTGAAGGCCGGCGGCAGGGTGTACATCCTTGAGACTGGGATCAGGGACATAACGCTCGGCTACAACAGCAGGAGAGAGGTCATGCAGTCTCTGAAAGGAAATAGGTACGTGAGCCGGGCGCTGAAGAAAAACGAACTGAACAAAAAGAACGACATCCGCAGAAAGGTAGCCAATTTCGTAGTCAGAGAGGCGGAGAGATTAGGCGCCGCAATAGCCGTCGAAAATCTGCCAAGGGAAGTGCCAAAAAACATGATCAAAAATGTAGATGATCCAAAGCTCAGAGATAGAATCTACAAAGCTGGATTTAGAAGTATGTTAAGAGAAATTATACAAAAGGCAAGGGAACACGGCATCCCGGTGATAAAGGTCGACCCGAGGGGTACCTCCTCCACCTGCCCGCGGTGTGGGGGGAGGTTGGTGAGGGGCCCTGCCCCGAGGCTCCTCCTCTGCCCCCACTGCGGGTGGGAAGGGGGGAGGGACGTCGCCGCCGTCATAAACATCGAAAGGAGGGCACTCGAGGAGGGCCGCGTGCCGCCCGGCCCCATGCCCAATGACCCCACGCCCGAGGTATCTTGGATACCCATGACGGCGTGGGCGAGGAGAAAGTCCCTAGGCGCAATAGCCTAGGGACAGCGCGGTATTTGCCACAGCTACCCCCCACTCCTTATATGATGGGACTAGGCCTATGAGAGCTGTGGCTAGACCTGCCGTTAGTAAAGTCCAAAAGATGGCCGTTCTTCTGCCAAAACGATCGCCGACCCACCCAAAAAACAAAGCACCCAGAGGGCGTGCGAAAAATCCAAGCGCAAACGTTAGAAATACATTAGCAAGTTGCACTATAGGGTCTTTAGAGGGGAAGAAAGCAGCGCCTACATATGTCGCAGCTACGGCGAAAAGAAAGGCGTCATACCATTCTAACACTGTTCCTGAGGCTACGCCTATTATGAGACCGGGTCCGATACTTCTACTTGCCATGACATGAGATTTTACTTATTTTTAAGTACTACCACTATATAGATACCATAGTCACTATAGTGGGCATTTAATTTATCTATAGGTAATACTTATTGTACTGCAAAAAGATTTCAAAAATCTATCAATACGATATCTAGAATAGCTTTGGAATAGTGGTTTTGCTTTACTAGTGTGTTTATGATGCTTTTCCAGCGGCGCAAAATACAAAATATGGTCTCTTACTTTGTGCCTACGTTAGGGGTCAACTATTGGTAAAGTTGCTGACTGTTATGGCCGGCATGATTTTATTTATATGGGGGGTTTAGCCTAGGCGTGGAGAGAGCTGTAAAAAGCGCCGCTTGGATTACGGCGGCTACAGTCGTTACGACAGTGTCTGGTCTTGTGTTTTGGAGCTTGGCGGCTAGGCTGGGCGGGAGGGCGGGCTTGGGGGCGGCGGCGTATGAGGTGGCGGCGGCTAATGTGGCTTCTGCGCTTTTAAATATCGGGCTTCAGAGTTACACGCTTAGGTTTGTGTCTGATAGAGGCGGGTCGGCGCTGGCCACTGCCTACACGGCAGCTGCTCTCCTCTCGCTGGCGGGAGGCGCAGCGCTGGCGGCGCTGGGCTTTGACTGGGCTCCTCTCCTTCTTGCATCTTCTCTTTTCTTCGCCGCATCTGCGGGAGCTCTCATAGCTTCTGGAT includes:
- a CDS encoding MFS transporter produces the protein MLILTYVLGDAAVSAWGWRVAFLLSLVLVVIGLFFRFKFGETLEYIEARKTVMQIENPVAAVFTKYWKELLVGILLAGAAGAVFYYGNTFLPNIASALKLVDAPTRFLAIVLFAVFDLLGIIASGFVAEKVGNVVPITLGIILFIIGALLINQALSNVPMFFAVAILTGLAHGIVYTPEAAFLAELFPTLVRTTDVSSAYQIGNTVFAGTAPYVMTVIMGVDRLLAGVYLAILATLGLVGVLTYALRVKK
- a CDS encoding TFIIB-type zinc ribbon-containing protein, whose product is MICPYCSSGKIVLQSGEYVCRECGTVVGWRRPELRRRVAALLRGADRRS
- a CDS encoding MFS transporter; translated protein: MASRSIGPGLIIGVASGTVLEWYDAFLFAVAATYVGAAFFPSKDPIVQLANVFLTFALGFFARPLGALFFGWVGDRFGRRTAIFWTLLTAGLATALIGLVPSYKEWGVAVANTALSLGYCA
- a CDS encoding RNA-guided endonuclease InsQ/TnpB family protein, which translates into the protein MKKVYVVTHTVAVPSPRLSWRKFNTLKELVEKYRELVVHLVDYGFKHGVTGQISLRKALYEELRRRHPDLPSHYVYTAAQDAAARVKSFMALKREGKAKTEKPEIRRISIWLDDHLWIREGFTAVRVSTHRGWVTIPLWPTRQFWRHINEGWRLKTQPRLKLDEKRRIAYVYFVFEKVVEEKPAKGVVSVDLNENNVAVKAGGRVYILETGIRDITLGYNSRREVMQSLKGNRYVSRALKKNELNKKNDIRRKVANFVVREAERLGAAIAVENLPREVPKNMIKNVDDPKLRDRIYKAGFRSMLREIIQKAREHGIPVIKVDPRGTSSTCPRCGGRLVRGPAPRLLLCPHCGWEGGRDVAAVINIERRALEEGRVPPGPMPNDPTPEVSWIPMTAWARRKSLGAIA